Proteins encoded within one genomic window of Citrobacter amalonaticus Y19:
- the potG gene encoding putrescine ABC transporter ATP-binding subunit PotG has translation MNDATPRPQAKTRKALTPLLEIRNLTKSFEGQHAVDDVSLTIYKGEIFALLGASGCGKSTLLRMLAGFEQPTTGQIMLDGVDLSQVPPYLRPINMMFQSYALFPHMTVEQNIAFGLKQDKLPKAEIASRVEEMLGLVHMQEFAKRKPHQLSGGQRQRVALARSLAKRPKLLLLDEPMGALDKKLRDRMQLEVVDILERVGATCVMVTHDQEEAMTMAGRIAIMNRGKFVQIGEPEEIYEHPTTRYSAEFIGSVNVFEGVIKERQDDGLVLYSPGLVHPLKVDPDASVVDNVPVHVALRPEKIMLCDEPPADGFNFAVGEVVHIAYLGDLSIYHVRLKSGQMISAQLQNAHRYRKGLPTWGDEVRLCWDADSCVVLTV, from the coding sequence GTGAATGATGCCACCCCACGCCCGCAGGCGAAAACCCGTAAAGCGCTGACGCCGCTCCTCGAAATCCGCAATCTGACCAAATCCTTCGAGGGTCAGCACGCGGTCGATGACGTAAGTCTGACTATTTATAAAGGCGAAATCTTTGCCCTGCTGGGCGCATCAGGCTGTGGCAAGTCCACGCTGCTGCGCATGCTGGCAGGGTTTGAACAACCCACCACCGGACAAATCATGCTGGACGGCGTCGACCTGTCCCAGGTACCGCCTTATTTACGGCCCATCAACATGATGTTTCAGTCCTATGCGCTGTTTCCCCATATGACGGTGGAACAGAATATTGCCTTTGGTCTGAAGCAGGACAAACTGCCGAAAGCGGAAATCGCCAGCCGGGTCGAAGAGATGCTGGGTCTGGTACATATGCAGGAGTTCGCCAAACGCAAACCGCATCAGCTTTCCGGCGGCCAGCGTCAGCGCGTGGCGCTGGCGCGAAGTCTGGCAAAACGTCCCAAACTCCTGTTACTCGACGAGCCAATGGGCGCGCTGGATAAAAAACTGCGTGACCGTATGCAACTCGAAGTGGTCGATATCCTTGAGCGCGTCGGTGCGACCTGCGTGATGGTGACGCACGATCAGGAAGAGGCGATGACCATGGCTGGGCGTATTGCCATCATGAACCGGGGCAAGTTCGTGCAAATCGGTGAGCCGGAAGAGATTTATGAGCATCCGACCACTCGCTACAGCGCGGAGTTTATCGGCTCGGTCAACGTTTTTGAAGGGGTGATCAAAGAGCGACAGGATGACGGTCTGGTGCTGTATTCCCCAGGGCTGGTACATCCGCTGAAGGTTGATCCGGATGCGTCGGTGGTCGACAACGTGCCGGTGCACGTGGCGCTGCGCCCGGAAAAAATCATGCTGTGCGACGAGCCGCCCGCCGACGGATTTAACTTCGCCGTCGGCGAAGTGGTGCACATTGCCTATCTTGGCGATCTCTCCATTTATCACGTGCGGCTGAAAAGCGGACAGATGATCAGTGCCCAGTTGCAGAATGCCCACCGTTATCGCAAAGGTCTGCCAACCTGGGGCGATGAGGTGCGTCTGTGCTGGGATGCGGACAGCTGTGTGGTGTTGACAGTTTAA
- a CDS encoding DUF1418 family protein — MRTTGALPKSVLILEIVGMVLLALALLSLNHYLTLPAPFNTSLAVVIMLFLGVLLMIPAALAFAWQVAQRLAPQLMKPPADSSHSDREKKNDSNH; from the coding sequence GTGCGTACGACTGGCGCGTTACCGAAAAGTGTATTGATCCTGGAAATAGTGGGGATGGTGCTTCTGGCGCTGGCTTTGCTGTCGCTGAACCACTACCTGACACTGCCCGCACCGTTTAACACCTCGCTCGCGGTCGTCATCATGCTTTTTCTGGGCGTACTGTTGATGATCCCCGCCGCGCTGGCGTTTGCCTGGCAAGTCGCCCAGCGGCTCGCGCCACAGTTGATGAAGCCCCCAGCCGATTCCTCCCATTCAGACAGAGAAAAAAAGAATGACTCCAACCATTAA
- a CDS encoding SDR family NAD(P)-dependent oxidoreductase: protein MLLKNKVAVIFGGSGAIGSAVARNMAREGARVCLVARRQEKLDRVAHEIRAAAGTVDTVLIDVLDEQSMMTQVAELASRSGGFDIVVNATGFMHDQGKEVAELTLDEFMQGIRPFLTAQFTIAKAVAPHMGEERTGVILSVVAPAGAMAIAGHSGHVVGCAGTEAFVKALAAELAPRNIRVIGIRSHAIVDAVKAGSYTGEIFAAKAQEMGLTTEEWLGGAAQSTMLKRLPTLADIAALMTFLASDSASVMTATIVNITAGATTG, encoded by the coding sequence ATGTTGCTTAAAAACAAAGTCGCGGTGATTTTTGGCGGTAGCGGCGCTATCGGTAGCGCCGTGGCGCGGAATATGGCGCGTGAAGGGGCGAGGGTCTGTCTGGTCGCTCGCCGTCAGGAAAAACTGGATCGCGTGGCGCACGAGATTCGTGCCGCAGCAGGAACGGTCGATACTGTCCTCATTGATGTTCTCGACGAGCAATCGATGATGACGCAGGTAGCGGAACTGGCAAGCAGGAGCGGAGGTTTCGATATTGTCGTCAATGCCACCGGTTTTATGCACGACCAGGGTAAGGAGGTCGCGGAATTAACCCTGGACGAATTTATGCAAGGGATCCGCCCCTTCCTCACCGCTCAGTTCACTATCGCAAAAGCCGTAGCGCCCCATATGGGGGAAGAACGCACAGGTGTGATTCTCAGCGTCGTCGCGCCTGCAGGTGCGATGGCGATCGCGGGTCATTCAGGACACGTGGTGGGCTGTGCAGGGACAGAAGCGTTTGTTAAAGCCCTGGCGGCTGAACTCGCCCCCAGAAATATCCGCGTCATCGGTATTCGTTCCCACGCGATCGTCGATGCCGTTAAGGCTGGGTCTTATACCGGGGAAATTTTTGCCGCAAAGGCGCAGGAAATGGGATTAACAACAGAAGAATGGCTGGGAGGGGCAGCGCAAAGCACAATGCTCAAACGCCTGCCCACGCTTGCGGACATCGCCGCGCTCATGACCTTTCTGGCCTCGGATAGCGCCAGCGTCATGACGGCAACCATCGTGAATATCACCGCTGGCGCCACGACAGGATAA
- a CDS encoding aspartate:alanine antiporter, translating to MNINVADLLNGNYILLLFVVLALGLCLGKLRLGSVQLGNSIGVLVVSLLLGQQHFTINTDALNLGFMLFIFCVGVEAGPNFFSIFFRDGKNYLMLALVMVGSALLIALGLGKLFGWDIGLTAGMLAGSMTSTPVLVGAGDTLRHFGMESAQLSRALDNLSLGYALTYLIGLVSLIVGARYLPKLQHQDLQTSAQQIARERGLDTDTNRKVYLPVIRAYRVGPELVAWTDGKNLRELGIYRATGCYIERIRRNGILANPDGDAVLQMGDEIALVGYPDAHARLDPSFRNGKEVFDRDLLDMRIVTEEIVVKNHNAVGRRLAQLKLTDHGCFLNRVIRSQIEMPIDDNVVLNKGDVLQVSGDARRVKTIADRIGFISIHSQVTDLLAFCAFFIIGLMIGMITFQFSNFSFGIGNAAGLLFAGIMLGFLRANHPTFGYIPQGALNMVKEFGLMVFMAGVGLSAGSGIGHGLGAIGGQMLIAGLVVSLVPVIICFLFGAYVLRMNRALLFGAMMGARTCAPAMEIISDTARSNIPALGYAGTYAIANVLLTLAGTLIIIIWPGLG from the coding sequence GTGAATATAAACGTCGCCGATTTGTTAAATGGGAATTACATCCTGTTATTATTTGTTGTACTGGCTCTTGGCCTGTGTCTCGGTAAATTACGCCTGGGTTCTGTCCAACTGGGTAATTCCATTGGCGTTTTAGTCGTCTCTCTCTTATTAGGCCAACAGCATTTCACTATTAACACCGATGCACTGAATCTGGGCTTCATGCTGTTTATTTTTTGTGTCGGCGTCGAGGCGGGTCCTAACTTTTTTTCCATTTTTTTTCGGGATGGGAAGAATTACCTGATGCTGGCTCTGGTAATGGTCGGTAGCGCGCTGCTGATCGCCCTGGGGCTGGGTAAGCTATTTGGCTGGGACATCGGCCTGACGGCCGGTATGCTGGCAGGCTCAATGACGTCCACCCCGGTTCTGGTCGGTGCTGGCGATACGCTACGCCATTTCGGGATGGAAAGTGCGCAGCTTTCCCGGGCGCTGGATAACCTGAGTCTGGGCTATGCGCTGACTTACCTGATCGGTCTGGTCAGTCTGATTGTCGGCGCACGCTATCTGCCTAAATTACAGCATCAGGATCTGCAAACCAGCGCCCAGCAGATTGCCCGTGAACGCGGTCTGGATACCGACACAAACCGGAAGGTGTACCTGCCGGTCATTCGCGCTTACCGCGTTGGCCCTGAACTGGTAGCCTGGACCGACGGGAAAAATCTGCGTGAGCTGGGCATTTACCGCGCGACCGGTTGCTACATTGAACGCATCCGCCGCAACGGTATTCTGGCAAACCCGGACGGCGATGCGGTATTGCAAATGGGCGATGAGATCGCACTCGTCGGCTATCCGGATGCCCACGCCCGTCTCGATCCCAGCTTTCGTAACGGCAAAGAGGTTTTCGATCGCGACCTGCTCGACATGCGCATCGTCACGGAAGAGATCGTGGTGAAAAACCACAATGCGGTGGGACGCCGTCTTGCCCAACTGAAGCTCACCGACCACGGCTGCTTCCTGAACCGCGTGATTCGTTCGCAGATTGAAATGCCAATTGATGACAATGTGGTACTCAACAAAGGCGACGTATTGCAGGTTAGCGGCGACGCGCGTCGCGTGAAAACCATCGCAGATCGTATCGGCTTTATCTCGATTCACAGCCAGGTGACCGATCTGCTGGCCTTCTGTGCATTCTTCATTATTGGTCTGATGATCGGCATGATCACCTTCCAGTTCAGTAACTTCAGTTTCGGCATTGGTAACGCGGCTGGATTGCTGTTCGCCGGGATCATGCTGGGCTTCCTGCGAGCCAACCATCCCACGTTTGGTTACATCCCGCAGGGCGCGTTGAATATGGTAAAAGAGTTCGGCCTGATGGTCTTTATGGCAGGTGTTGGCCTGAGCGCGGGCAGCGGCATCGGTCATGGTCTGGGGGCGATCGGCGGTCAAATGCTGATTGCCGGTCTGGTCGTCAGCCTGGTGCCGGTGATCATTTGCTTCCTGTTCGGTGCCTATGTGCTGCGCATGAACCGGGCGCTCCTTTTTGGTGCCATGATGGGAGCACGTACCTGTGCGCCAGCGATGGAAATCATCAGCGATACCGCGCGCAGCAACATCCCGGCACTCGGTTACGCAGGCACCTACGCAATAGCCAACGTGCTGCTGACGCTGGCAGGGACACTCATCATCATCATCTGGCCTGGCTTAGGATAA
- a CDS encoding TetR/AcrR family transcriptional regulator, which yields MRRANDPQRREKIVAATLEAVKVHGIHAVTHRKIAALAGVPLGSLTYYFSGIEELLTEAFTQFTQTMSVQYQDFFTQVPDEEGACHAIADMIYSSQVTTPDNMELMYQLYAFANRKPALKTVMQNWMQRSQQTLSRWFEPSTARALDAFIEGMTLHFVTDPTPMTREEILLMVKRIAG from the coding sequence GTGCGACGTGCTAACGATCCGCAGCGGCGAGAAAAAATCGTTGCCGCGACGCTGGAAGCAGTGAAAGTGCATGGCATTCATGCTGTGACGCACCGAAAAATCGCTGCGCTGGCCGGCGTGCCACTGGGATCGCTGACCTACTATTTTTCCGGCATCGAAGAGTTGCTGACCGAGGCGTTCACGCAGTTTACGCAGACGATGTCCGTGCAGTATCAGGACTTTTTTACGCAGGTTCCGGACGAAGAGGGGGCGTGCCACGCGATCGCCGACATGATCTACAGCTCTCAGGTTACCACGCCGGATAATATGGAACTGATGTATCAACTGTACGCCTTTGCCAATCGCAAACCCGCGTTAAAAACGGTGATGCAAAACTGGATGCAGCGCAGCCAGCAAACGCTCTCCCGGTGGTTCGAACCCAGCACCGCGCGTGCGCTGGACGCCTTTATTGAAGGGATGACGCTGCATTTTGTGACCGACCCGACGCCAATGACGCGTGAAGAGATCTTACTGATGGTTAAACGCATCGCCGGGTGA
- the nfsA gene encoding oxygen-insensitive NADPH nitroreductase: protein MTPTINLLRRHRSIRHFTDQPITPEQREAILAAAQATSSSSFLQCTSIIRITDPALRDALVPLTGGQQHVAQAAEFWVFCADFNRHLQICPEAQLGLAEQLLLGVVDTAMMAQNALTAAESLGLGGVYIGGLRNNIESVTELLALPKHVLPLFGLCLGCPADNPDLKPRLPAAIVMHENHYQPLDRDALADYDEQLAQYYLSRGSNTRRDTWSDHIRRTLIKENRPFILEYLHKQGWATR from the coding sequence ATGACTCCAACCATTAACCTTCTGCGTCGGCATCGTTCGATTCGCCATTTCACCGATCAACCGATCACACCTGAACAGCGAGAGGCGATTCTGGCCGCCGCCCAGGCGACGTCCAGCTCCAGTTTTTTGCAGTGCACGTCTATCATTCGGATTACGGATCCGGCGCTACGTGACGCGCTGGTGCCATTAACCGGAGGTCAGCAGCACGTTGCGCAGGCTGCCGAGTTTTGGGTTTTCTGCGCGGATTTCAATCGCCATCTACAGATTTGCCCTGAAGCGCAGTTAGGTCTTGCAGAGCAGTTGCTGCTGGGCGTGGTGGACACCGCGATGATGGCGCAAAACGCGCTGACGGCGGCGGAATCGCTGGGGTTGGGCGGCGTCTATATCGGCGGGCTGCGCAATAATATTGAGTCCGTCACCGAATTGCTGGCGCTGCCAAAACACGTATTGCCGCTGTTTGGACTGTGCCTGGGCTGTCCTGCCGATAACCCGGATCTGAAGCCGCGTCTGCCTGCGGCGATTGTGATGCACGAGAACCACTATCAGCCGCTCGACAGGGACGCGCTGGCAGACTATGACGAACAGCTCGCGCAATATTATCTCAGCCGCGGCAGCAATACTCGCCGTGACACCTGGAGCGATCATATTCGCCGCACGCTGATTAAGGAAAATCGTCCCTTTATCCTGGAATATTTGCATAAACAGGGTTGGGCCACGCGCTAA
- a CDS encoding GrxA family glutaredoxin codes for MFTVIFGRPGCPYCVRAKELAEKLSNEHEDFNYRYIDIHAEGITKADLEKTVGKPVETVPQIFVDQKHIGGCTDFEAWAKENMNLFA; via the coding sequence ATGTTCACCGTTATTTTTGGTCGCCCGGGTTGCCCTTACTGTGTTCGCGCAAAAGAACTGGCAGAAAAACTGAGCAACGAGCACGAAGATTTCAACTATCGCTACATCGACATCCACGCGGAAGGTATCACCAAAGCGGATCTGGAAAAGACCGTTGGCAAACCGGTAGAGACCGTACCGCAGATTTTTGTTGATCAGAAACACATTGGCGGTTGCACCGATTTTGAAGCCTGGGCGAAAGAGAATATGAACCTGTTTGCTTAA
- the rimK gene encoding 30S ribosomal protein S6--L-glutamate ligase, whose product MKIAILSRDGTLYSCKRLREAAMKRGHLVEILDPLSCYMNINPAASSIHYKGRKLPHFDAVIPRIGSAITFYGTAALRQFEMLGSYPLNESVAITRARDKLRSLQLLARQGIDLPITGIAHSPDDTSDLIDMVGGAPLVVKLVEGTQGIGVVLAETRQAAESVVDAFRGLNAHILVQEYIQEAKGRDIRCLVVGDEVVAAIERRAKDGDFRSNLHRGGVACIANITPREREIAIKAAQTMALDVAGVDILRAERGPLVMEVNASPGLEGIEKTTGIDIAGRMIQWIERHATAEFCLKTGG is encoded by the coding sequence GTGAAAATTGCCATATTGTCCCGGGATGGAACGCTCTACTCGTGTAAGCGTCTGCGTGAAGCCGCGATGAAGCGTGGCCATCTGGTCGAAATACTCGATCCGCTTTCTTGCTATATGAACATCAATCCGGCTGCGTCCTCGATTCACTATAAAGGACGCAAGTTGCCTCATTTTGATGCCGTCATTCCGCGTATCGGTTCGGCTATCACTTTTTACGGCACAGCGGCGCTGCGCCAGTTTGAGATGTTGGGCAGCTATCCGCTAAACGAATCCGTGGCGATTACCCGCGCGCGCGATAAATTGCGCTCGTTGCAGTTACTGGCGCGTCAAGGCATCGATCTCCCGATTACCGGCATTGCGCACTCGCCGGATGACACCAGCGATCTGATCGATATGGTCGGCGGTGCGCCGCTGGTGGTGAAGCTGGTGGAAGGAACCCAGGGGATTGGCGTGGTGTTGGCAGAAACCCGCCAGGCCGCAGAGAGCGTCGTGGATGCATTCCGGGGGCTTAACGCCCACATTCTGGTGCAGGAATATATTCAAGAGGCCAAAGGTCGAGATATTCGCTGCCTGGTGGTGGGGGACGAGGTGGTCGCCGCCATTGAGCGGCGGGCGAAGGACGGCGATTTTCGCTCTAATCTTCATCGCGGCGGCGTGGCCTGCATTGCCAACATTACCCCCCGTGAGCGAGAGATTGCGATAAAAGCCGCGCAGACGATGGCGCTTGATGTTGCTGGTGTCGATATATTACGCGCTGAGCGCGGCCCGCTGGTGATGGAAGTGAATGCATCTCCAGGTCTGGAAGGCATCGAAAAAACCACCGGCATCGATATCGCCGGGCGGATGATTCAGTGGATCGAACGCCACGCGACGGCTGAATTTTGTCTCAAAACGGGCGGCTAG
- a CDS encoding YbjN domain-containing protein — translation MTELVVPTLDTLRQWLDDLGMSFFECDTCQALHLPHMQNFDGIYDAKLDLVDNTLLFSAMAEVRPSALLPLAADLSAINASSLTVKAFLDMQDDNLPKLVVCQSLSVMQGVTYAQFEWFVRQSEEQISMVILEAGAHQMLFTAEEDAQKNSVENHFLH, via the coding sequence ATGACAGAATTGGTCGTTCCCACTCTGGATACGTTGCGGCAATGGCTCGACGACCTGGGCATGAGTTTTTTTGAATGTGATACCTGTCAGGCGCTGCATTTACCTCACATGCAAAATTTTGACGGCATCTACGACGCGAAATTAGATCTCGTCGACAATACGCTGCTGTTTTCCGCGATGGCGGAAGTGAGGCCTTCTGCGTTACTGCCACTGGCGGCAGATCTGTCTGCCATCAATGCCAGCTCCCTCACCGTAAAAGCGTTTCTGGATATGCAGGATGATAATCTGCCAAAGCTGGTGGTTTGCCAGTCTTTATCCGTTATGCAGGGGGTGACTTACGCGCAGTTCGAATGGTTCGTACGCCAGAGCGAAGAGCAGATATCCATGGTCATTCTTGAAGCGGGCGCACACCAGATGCTGTTTACCGCTGAAGAAGACGCGCAAAAAAACAGCGTCGAGAACCATTTTCTTCACTGA
- a CDS encoding inner membrane protein YbjM, whose translation MKYKHGWASAVCCFVLFVVVCLALAMNMKGAFRATGHPEMGLLFFTLPGAVASYCSQRREIVKPLLGAMVAAPCCLLLMRFFFTPTRSLWQEMAWLFSAVFWCALGALCFLFISSLLRPR comes from the coding sequence TTGAAATATAAACATGGTTGGGCAAGCGCAGTCTGCTGCTTTGTGCTCTTTGTGGTCGTCTGCCTTGCATTGGCAATGAACATGAAAGGCGCATTCCGGGCAACCGGACATCCAGAAATGGGGCTACTGTTTTTTACGTTGCCAGGCGCGGTGGCCAGCTACTGCTCTCAACGTCGGGAAATAGTCAAACCGCTTCTCGGTGCGATGGTTGCAGCGCCTTGTTGCCTGTTACTCATGCGGTTTTTCTTTACGCCTACCCGCTCGCTTTGGCAGGAGATGGCATGGTTATTCAGCGCGGTGTTCTGGTGTGCGCTGGGAGCCTTGTGCTTTCTGTTCATCAGCAGTCTGCTCAGACCGCGGTAG
- the potF gene encoding spermidine/putrescine ABC transporter substrate-binding protein PotF, with product MTALNKKWLSGLVAGALMAVSAGTLAAEQKTLHIYNWSDYIAPDTVANFEKETGIKVVYDVFDSNEVLEGKLMAGSTGFDLVVPSASFLERQLTAGVFQPLDKSRLPGWKNLDPELLKLVAKHDPDNKFAMPYMWATTGIGYNVDKVKAVLGADAPVNSWDLVLKPENLEKLKSCGVSFLDAPEEVFATVLNYLGKDPNSTKADDYTGPATDLLLKLRPNIRYFHSSQYINDLANGDTCVAIGWAGDVWQAANRAKEAKNGVNISFSIPKEGAMAFFDVFAMPADAKNKDEAYQFLNYLLRPDVIAHISDHVFYANANKEATALVSPEVRDNPGIYPPADVRAKMFTLKVQDPKIDRVRTRAWTKVKSGK from the coding sequence ATGACCGCCTTAAATAAAAAATGGCTATCGGGTCTGGTTGCGGGCGCTCTGATGGCCGTCTCTGCCGGCACGCTCGCTGCGGAACAAAAAACACTCCATATCTATAACTGGTCTGATTATATTGCGCCGGATACGGTTGCGAATTTTGAGAAAGAGACCGGCATCAAAGTGGTCTACGACGTCTTTGACTCCAACGAAGTGCTGGAAGGCAAACTGATGGCCGGCAGCACCGGTTTTGACCTGGTGGTGCCTTCTGCGAGCTTCCTTGAGCGCCAGTTGACGGCAGGCGTTTTTCAGCCGCTGGATAAGAGCAGACTGCCGGGCTGGAAAAACCTCGATCCGGAACTGCTGAAACTGGTCGCCAAACATGACCCGGACAATAAATTCGCCATGCCGTATATGTGGGCGACCACCGGTATTGGTTATAACGTCGATAAAGTGAAAGCGGTACTCGGCGCGGATGCGCCGGTCAACAGCTGGGATCTGGTGCTGAAGCCGGAAAATCTCGAAAAGCTGAAGAGCTGCGGTGTCTCTTTCCTCGATGCGCCGGAAGAGGTGTTTGCGACCGTGCTGAACTATCTGGGTAAAGATCCGAACAGCACCAAAGCGGACGATTACACGGGGCCGGCCACCGATCTGCTGCTCAAGCTGCGTCCGAACATCCGCTACTTCCATTCTTCGCAATACATCAACGACCTGGCTAACGGCGATACCTGCGTGGCGATTGGCTGGGCAGGGGATGTCTGGCAGGCGGCTAACCGGGCGAAAGAGGCGAAAAATGGCGTCAATATCTCCTTCTCGATTCCGAAGGAAGGGGCGATGGCCTTCTTTGACGTCTTCGCGATGCCGGCAGATGCCAAAAATAAAGACGAGGCCTATCAGTTCCTCAATTATCTGCTGCGCCCGGACGTGATTGCGCATATCTCTGACCACGTGTTCTACGCCAATGCCAACAAAGAGGCGACGGCGCTGGTGAGTCCGGAAGTGCGTGATAACCCAGGCATTTATCCGCCAGCAGACGTGCGCGCGAAAATGTTCACCCTGAAAGTTCAGGATCCGAAGATTGACCGCGTGCGTACGCGTGCCTGGACCAAGGTGAAGAGCGGTAAATAA